Part of the Desulfonatronum sp. SC1 genome is shown below.
TCGATGGCCGCGCCCGCGGTCTCGCTGAGTACCAGTACTCCCTGGTCGTCGGTCTTGGCCGCGATATATTCCTTGGCGATCAGGTTCATTCCGTCGCGTAGCGGGGTAACCAGGGCCACGTCGCTGATGTCATAGAGCATAGTCAGCTCGCGCAACGGGTAGGCCGTGTACTGGTAGATGATCGGGGACCAGGACAGCTTGCCGAACCGGCCGTTGATTGCTCCTACGAACTCGTCGATCTGCTTTTTCATCTCCTGGTACTTGCCCACTCCGGTCCGGGATGGGACCACCACCAGCATCAGGACGACCCGCTCATGCCACTCCGGGTAGAGTTCCAGGAATTTCTCGTATCCTTTCAGCCTGTTGGCGATGCCCTTGCTGTAGTCCAGACGGTCGATGGAGAGCATGATCTTGGCCGATCCCAGGGAGGTGCGCAGCTCGCTTTTTTCGTCTTGGGTGCGTTGGTCTTGTGCGGCCTGGGCGTATTTATGATAGTCGATGCCCATGGGAAAGGTGTCCACCTTGACCAGCCGGTCCCCGACCATGATTTTGCCCAAGTGGTGGTCCAGCCCTAGAATGGCCGAGACGCTGTGCAGGAAATGCTGGGAATAGTCGTAGGTGTGAAAGCCGATCAGATCCGAGCCCAAAAGACCCTGCAGTAAGCGGGTGCGCCAGATGCTGGGCAGGAGGCGGAATATCTCATAGGACGGGAAGGGGATGTGCAGGAAGAAGCCGCTGGTCACGTCCGGCCTGCTGGTGCGGATCATCTCCGGCAGGAGCATGATCTGGTAGTCATGCACCCAGACCACGTCGTCCGGTTCCAGGATGGACTCCACGGTCTGGCGGAAAATGTCGTTGACCTGGACGTAGCTGTCCCAGGACGCCTCGTCGAATGCGACATAGGACGGGAAATAGTGGAACAGGGGCCAGAGGGTGGAGTTGCAGAACCCGAGGTAGAAGCTGTCCATCTGGCCCGGGGTCACGTTGACCGGGCAGATTCGGAACTTGCCCATAATCCGGGAGGAGAAGTCGAACCGACTCGGGTCGTCCAAATACATCCCCGGCCAGCCAACCCATAGCGGATCTCCGCTGAACGGCGAATTTTGGTCCAGGGAGTCCAGGTAGGAATTCAACCCCGTGGCCAGTCCGCCCACTGATTCCTTGGCGACGATCCTGCCGTCCTCTTCCACTAGATTGATGGGCAGTCGATTAGAGACGATGACGAGACGCATGGTTGCTCCTTGGAAATGCCGTGATATTGGGACCGGAGCCGGAGGCTCCGCTTGAGTGTTGTCACATAACGTTGACTCAGGAAAGCAGTGGATGTCAAATGTGCAATCCAATCAAGCTGTGGGCCTGATGAGCTTGGTGTAAAAAGTCTATTGCACCAAGCAGCGGTCAGTGGCGAGTTGCTAGAGATTAGTAAAAACAACATGTTGCATGAAGTCCACGAGGAGAGTGATTTGTCTCTAAGGCTTTTTACACGGACCATCCATGATGGGCCTTTTGACGAAGCAGGGAGCGCCGGACGCCTCTTAGGTTTCCGATGAAGGAAGCCATTTTTTGTTCTTTACACCGACAATACCCCAGGCTATGTTCAATATTTTTCTTTGCGCAAGAGTTGCTTCCGACCTGTGTTCATCGTCCGGACCGGGTCATGGAGTTTGTTCATCTTGAATCCCCCGCGAGAGTTTGGCGGGGCTCGTGAGGGCGTGATGGCTCGACATTTTTTGCAAATAACCGATTTGAAACGTTCCGAGTCCTGGAACATGCTGGCCAGGGCCAAGGAGATCAAAGCCTCCAATTGGCGTTCGTCCCTGCTTGATGGCAAGACGCTGATCCTGCTGTTCGAAAAGGCCTCCACCCGGACACGGATTTCCTTTGAAGTGGCCATCCGGGCACTGGGCGGCGACGTGTTGTTCATGACTAATAAGGACTCCCAGCTCGGTCGGAACGAACCTTTGCGGGACACGGCACGGGTTTTCGGCCGCTACGTCCAGGGCGTGGTGGTGCGGACTTTTGCCCAGGAAGTGCTTGAAGAACTGGCCTCGGCGGGCGGGATCCCGGTGATCAACGCTTTGACCGACCTGCATCACCCCTGCCAAGTGATGAGCGACATGCTGACCATTTTCGAACAGACCCCGGACATCCCGAGCCTGAAAATCGCCTGGGTGGGCGACGGGAACAACATGGCCAACTCCTGGCTGCACGCGGCCATGCATTTTTCTTTTGCGCTGCATCTGGCCGTGCCCCCGGGATACGAGCCGGATCCCGAGGTTTTGCAACAAGCCCGCGAGAACGGGGCTAACGTGGTGGTGACCAACGATCCCAAGGAAGCCGTGAACGAAGCCCACTACGTGAACACCGACGTCTGGGCTTCCATGGGCCAAGAGGACGCGGCGGAGGAACGGCGGGAGATTTTCGCGCCCTTTCAGGTCAATTCCCGGCTTCTGGCCCTGGCTCGGCCGGACTGCAAGGTCCTGCACTGCCTCCCGGCCAAACGCGGAGAGGAGATAACCGACCAGGTCATGGAGGGCGAGGCCTCCCTGGTCTGGGATCAGGCCGAGAACCGGCTGCATATGCAGAAGGCTTTGTTGGAATGGGTTTTTAGTGAACAGAGCTAACGAGAACATTACGGACGGGATGGGTGCGAGGCGATGAGTCAAAATATTGAAAAGGTCGTACTGGCCTACTCCGGCGGTCTGGATACGTCGGTGATTTTGAAATGGATCAAGGAAAACTACTCCTGCGAAGTGATCGCTTTTACCGCGGACCTGGGCCAGGGGGAGGATCTCTCCGGCGTGGAACGCCGGGCACTGGAAACCGGCGCGACCAAGGCCTATGTCGAGGATTTGCGCGAAGAGTTCGCCAAGGATTTCATCTTTCCGATGATGCGGGCCAACGCGGTGTACGAGGGCCGGTATTTACTGGGCACCTCCATCGCCCGACCCTTGATCGCCAAGCGAATGGTGGAGATCGCCCGGGCCGAGGGCGCTCAGGCCATTGCCCACGGGGCCACGGGCAAGGGCAACGACCAGGTGCGGTTCGAACTGACCGCCGCGGCACTGGACAAAACCCTGAAGACCATCGCTCCTTGGCGAGAGTGGGATCTGCGTTCGCGTACGGACTGCGTCGAATACGCCCAAAAACACGGCATTCCCGTGACCGTAACCAAAGACAAGCCCTATTCCTGCGACGGAAATCTGCTGCACCTTTCTTTTGAAGGGGGCGAACTGGAAGACCCCTGGGCCGAGCCCGGGCCGCACACGTACATGATGTGCGTCCCGCCGGAACAGGCACCGGACCGGCCGGAGATCGCAACCATCGAATTCGAGGGCGGAGATCCCGTGGCCCTCAACGGCCAGGCCATGAGTCCGGCGACGATCATGGCCGAGCTGAACGCTCTGGGCGGACGGCACGGTATTGGTCGCCTGGATATGGTGGAGAGCCGTTTCGTGGGCATGAAGTCCCGCGGGGTCTACGAAACCCCGGGAGGGACGATTCTTCAAACCGCCCACCGGGATCTGGAAGGCCTGACCTTGGACCGGGAAACCATGCGCCTGCGCGATCAATTGATCCCGCAGTATGCGGCCATGGTCTACAACGGGTTCTGGTTCGCTCCGGAGCGAGAAGCCCTGCAAGCCTTCATCGACAAGACCCAGGAACGGGTGCGGGGCACGGTGCGGCTGAAACTGTACAAGGGATCGGTCTCGGTGCTGGGCCGCAAGTCGGACGTTTCTCTGTATAACCCGGAACTGGCCACTTTTGAGCAAGACATGGTCTACGACCAAGCCGACGCGGCGGGGTTCATCCGGTTGAACGCCCTGCGGCTGCGAGCCTGGAATCAGTAATGTCCGGAAAAGAATCCACCGGCAAACTCTGGGGCGGACGGTTCGAGGCGGCCACGAACCGGCTCGTGGAGCATTACACGGCTTCGGTCGGGGTGGATCGCCGCCTAGCCATGCAGGACATTCGAGGCTCCATGGCCCATGCCCGGATGCTGGGCAGGCAGGGCGTTTTGCGAGCCGAGGACGTGGACGCCATTCTGGAGGGGCTGCGGCGGGTCGAAGCCGAGGTCGCGGATGGAACCTTCGTCTGGAAAGACGAACTGGAAGACGTCCACATGAACATCGAGGCCCGGTTGACCGAGCTGATCGGCGAAGCCGGCAAGCGGTTGCACACCGGACGCAGCCGCAACGACCAGGTGGCCCTGGACTTCCGGTTGCATGTGGACGAGGCCCTGGCGCAGTGGCAGATATACCTGGGCGAATTGATCCACGTACTGGCCAGCCGGGCCGAGGAGCACGTCCGGACCCTGCTGCCCGGCTGCACCCATTTGCAGCCGGCCCAGCCGGTCAGCCTGGCCCAGCACCTACTGGCCTACGCCTGGATGTGTCGCCGGGACTTCGACCGGGTCGCCGACGCCCGCAAGCGGGTCCGGGTCAGCCCGTTGGGAGCCGCGGCCCTGGCCGGAACCACCTATCCCATTGACCCGGAAATGGTCGCCCGGGAAGTGGGGTTTCCCGAAATTTTCGCCAACAGCATGGACGCGGTGGCGGACCGGGACTTTGTCATGGAGCCCGTGTTCTGCGCCTGCTTGATCATGGCTCACCTGTCCCGACTTTGCGAGGAACTGATTCTCTGGGCCAATCCAGCCTTCGGATTCGTGCGGCTGCCCGACGCCTTTGCAACGGGATCGAGCATCATGCCCCAGAAAAAGAACCCGGACGTGGCCGAGTTGATGCGCGGCAAGACCGGGCGGGTCTATGGCGACCTGACGGCCTTGCTGACCCTGGTCAAGGGCCTGCCGCTGACGTACAACCGAGACTTGCAAGAAGATAAAGAGCCGTTTTTTGATGCGGACACGACCGTGTCGTCCTCGTTGCGATTGATGGCCGCGATGATGGCCGAAATGGAGTTCGTCCCCGAACGGATGCTGGCCCTGCTGCGCAAGGGCTTTCTCAATGCCACGGAACTGGCCGATTATCTGGTGGCCAAGGGCTTGGCCTTTCGCGATGCCCACCATGCCGTGGGGCGGGCCGTGGCCTTTGCCGAGGAGCGGAGGCAGGGTTTGGAAGATTTGTCTCTGGAAGCGTTGCGGTCTTTTTCTCCGCTGATCGAGGAAGACGTCTTCGAGGTGCTGGATTATCACCAAGCCGTGGCTCGGCGCTGCGCGCCGGGGGGCACGGGCGAGGGTCCGGTACGCCGACAAATCGCCGATCTCCGAGCGTGGCTGGAGACCGTGCGCCCATCGGCGTGGCCGGTCCGCTGAGATGTTTTGGGTGCGAATGACGCGAAGACTGTGCGAGAGAAGGTGCACGGAGTGGGTGACGAGGAAATGGCGGAAGCGTATAGGAGTCGAACCTACCGACGACCTCTCGACCGTCCACTGGATTTGAAGTCCAGGCGCCACACCGGTGACGAAACGCTTCCCCGACTCATGCCCAAATGCACGCCTGATGCGTACTGGGCTTGTTCTTGCTGCTTGACGAACAGCGGTGACTTGTATCCATTTCGTCCTTGATCCGCAAGAGCGGGATGAGAAATACCCAAGGTAATTCCGTTTCTGATCCTCGGATATCGAGATCGCTATCGATATGCAAATCGGATTTGAAGTTGGATACTATTGTGCATTATCTCGGTTGTTCCGCGATTTTTTTGATATGACGCTCGATTTCGATCCCGATTTCGATTGTGTTGAAGTGACAAACTGATACCGGAGGAGTCTTCATTGAATAATTTTTCCAAGAACCTGCTGCTCTGGGCTACCATTTCCGTGGTCATGGTGGTTCTGTTCAACATGTTCAGCCACCCGCCGGCGCCGGAGCAAAGGCTGAGCTACAGCGAGTTGTTGACCCGTGTGCGCGCCGGTGAAATCACCGAGGTCAAGGTCCAGGGACAGCGAATCCAGGGCGTCCTGCTCAACGAACAGCGCTTTGTCTCGTTCAACCCCAACGATCCGAACCTGGTGCAGACGCTTCTGGACAACAACGTGCGCGTGGTTGCCGAGCCGGAGGACCAATCGCCGTGGTACTTCACGGTGCTGATCTCCTGGTTCCCGATGCTGCTGTTGATCGGCGTCTGGATATTTTTCATGCGCCAGATGCAGTCCGGCGGAGGGCGGGCCATGTCCTTCGGCCGGTCCCGGGCCAAGATGCTCAGCGAGGAGTCCACCAAGGTCACCTTTGAGGACGTGGCCGGAGTGGACGAGGCCAAGGAAGAGCTGATGGAAGTAGTGGATTTTCTACGCGAGCCCAAAAAATTCACCCGCCTGGGCGGGCGGATTCCCAAGGGCGTCCTGCTGGTGGGTTCGCCGGGAACCGGAAAGACCCTTCTGGCCCGTGCCGTGGCCGGAGAGGCCGGAGTGCCGTTTTTCTCCATTTCCGGCTCGGACTTCGTGGAAATGTTCGTGGGCGTGGGCGCGGCCCGGGTCCGGGATCTTTTCACCCAGGGCAAGAAGAACGCGCCCTGCTTGATCTTCATCGACGAGATCGACGCCGTGGGGCGGCAGCGCGGAGCCGGTCTGGGCGGCGGGCACGATGAACGGGAGCAGACCCTGAACCAGATGCTCGTGGAAATGGACGGCTTTGAATCCAACGAGGGCGTGATCCTGATCGCGGCCACCAACCGGCCCGACGTGCTGGACCCGGCCCTGCTGCGCCCAGGTCGTTTCGACCGTCAGGTGGTGGTGCCGGCGCCTGATTTTCGTGGCCGGGTGCGTATTCTTCAGGTCCATGCCAAGCGCACGCCCCTGGCCAAGGGGGTTGATCTGGAGTCCCTGGCCAAGGGCACTCCGGGCATGTCCGGGGCGGACCTGGAAAACCTGGTCAATGAAGCAGCTCTGCATGCGGCCCGACAGGGCAAGGAACAGCTGGACATGCGGGACTTTGAGGAGGCCAAGGACAAGCTGCTCATGGGCAAGGAGCGGCGGAGCATGATTCTCAGCGACGACGAGAAGAAGACCACGGCCTACCACGAGGCCGGACACGCTCTGGTGGCCCGTCTGCTTCCCGGCACGGACCCGATCCACAAGGTGTCCATCATTCCTCGAGGCATGGCCCTGGGCGTAACCATGCAGCTTCCTGACGACGAACGACACAATTACAGCCGGTCCTATCTGGAAAAAACCCTGGCCGTGCTGCTGGCCGGTCGTGTTGCTGAGGAAATCATCTTCGATCAGTTGACCACCGGAGCGGGCAACGACATCGAGCGAGCCACGAAAATGTCCCGGAAGATGGTTTGCCAGTGGGGCATGAGCGACGCTCTGGGGCCGCTTTCCCTGGGAGAAAACAACGACCATGTCTTTTTGGGCCGGGAGATCGGGCACCAAAAGGATTACAGTGAACAGACCGCCCAGATGATCGACTCGGAGATCAAGGCCTTCGTGTCCAGGGCCCACGCCAAGGCCAAGCAGCTTCTGGAAAAGAACATCGATTCTTTGCACGCCATGGCCAACGCGCTCTTGGAGCGAGAGACCATCACTGGTGATGACATCACGCTGTTGATAAAGGGCGAGTCCTTGCCGCCCATGAGCCTGGTGAGCGCGAAGCCGGTCCGCAAGGACGATGGAGCGTCGCCTGAAACGGCATCTGCCACCGAGCATGACTACGAGAAAGCCGCTGAGGAAAAGGGGGCAGAGCGAGAAAAAACCGAATCCGAGAATTTCGCCAAGCCTTCGGATGAGAAGGACGGCGAAGACGACCCGGATGAATTCGCCTTGGAAGAACCGGACAAGCCCAAGCGGTCTTGACTCGGTCTCGACACTTTCAAATGCGGCCCGTTTCTTCCTGGCGAATCAAGGACGGTGGCTGGATTGATCTTTCCAATCCGGTGATCATGGGGGTGGTGAACTGCACGCCGGACTCGTTTTATGACGGAGGGCGGTACGACGAACCGGGTGCCGCCCTCCGTCATGGTCTGTTGTTGGCCTCTCAGGGGGCGATGATTCTGGACGTGGGCGGAGAATCCACGCGCCCCGGCTCTCGTTCCGTGAGCGTTCAGGAGGAGTTGGAGCGGGTGTTGCCCGTAGTTTGCGGACTGTCGGCGGCCCTGCCGCCGACACCTCCGGACGCCGAACTTTCCGAGGCCTCCGCGGCAATTTCCATCGACACGACCAAGTCCGCGGTGGCGGCCCGGTGCCTTCAGGGTGGGGCGTCCATCGTCAACGACGTTTCCGGTTGTCGGTTCGATCCGGAACTTTTGGACGTCTTGGGCCAGTTCAGGCCCGGCTACGTGCTGATGCACGCCCAAGGCAGGCCGGAGAGTATGCAGGAGGATCCTCGGTACAACGACGTCGTGGACACGGTGCGTCGGTTTTTCGAGCAACGGTTGGACGCCTTGGCGCGTTCCGGGCTGCCGGAAGAGCATGTGGTTCTCGATCCCGGCATCGGCTTCGGCAAGCGGCTGGAACACAATTTGGAATTGCTGCGCAACATTGAGGTGTTTCAGGAGTTGGGGCGTCCGATTCTGGTGGGCATTTCCAACAAGTCTCTTTGGAAAGGGCTTATGGAGCTGGAACTGGAAGAGCGGGGGACGGTCTCCCAGGTGGCAGCGGCCTTGCTCGCCGCTAGAGGAGTGCGGATCCATAGGATGCACGACGTGTCGGCCACGGCGCGGACATTGCGGGTCGAACGGGCCCTGCGCCCCGAGGGGGTCCCGGCATGCTAGATGTCCCCATCAGCGTCCGGGATCTGGTGGACATCGGCCTGGTGACCTTCGCCTTCTACCGCCTGATTTTGCTGATCAAGGGAACGCGGGCCGTTTCGGTGATCTACGGGCTGGTTCTGATCCTGGTGATTTTCTACCTGTCTGACGAGTTTGGCTTGTTCACCCTGAACTGGCTGCTGGCCAATTTTCTTGGCTCGCTCTTTCTGGTGATCATCATTTTCTTTCAGCAGGACATCCGCAAGGCCCTTTCCGAACTGGGGGCCGGAAGCTTGTGGCGGCGGCAAAAGGTTTCGGACCGGCTGGTGAATGAAGTCGTCTTCGCGGCCCTGAACATGGCCAAATCGCGCATCGGGGCCCTGGTCGTCTTTGAGCGTGCTATTCCCCTAGGGGACATCATTGCCCGGGGGGTGGAGGTCAAGGCCGATTTGAGCCGGGAGTTGCTGGTGACCATCTTTTATCCGAACACCCCGCTACACGACGGCGCCGTGGTGGTCCGGGACGGCCGGATCGAGGCCGCGGGCTGCATTTTGCCGTTGTCCTCCGGCGTGGACCACTCCGCGAAACTGGGGACCCGGCACCGGGCTGCCATCGGGGTCAGCGAGGAAACCGATGCCCTGGCCTTGGTGGTTTCTGAGGAGCGGGGCATCATCTCCATCGCCCAGGGCGGCCGATTGACCGAAGATCTGAATGAAGCCCAGCTCAAGGACGTGCTCCGCGAGGTTCTGGAGGATTCATGATACTACGCGCCAATTGGCAATATCTGGCCCTGGCCTTCGCCCTGGCCTTGTTTTCCTGGTATCTCGTTTCCGGGCGGGAGAAAGTGGACGCCTGGATTCAAGTACCCGTGGAAATGGTCAACATGCCGCAAGGGTACGTTGTTCGCCAGGGTATGGTGAACCGGATCGAAGTTCGGGTTCGCGGTCCGCGCCCCATGGTCCGGACCATCGACATGCGCAATGCCTATTACCCTTTGGATCTGGCGAATCTTCAAGCCGGCGTGAACTTGTTTGACTTCGAGACCCGCAACCTGAACCTGTCCCGGGCCATCGAAGTGGTGGAAATCGTTCCCTCCCGAGCCGAACTGATCGTGGATCGGCTGATGACCAAAATTGTTCCCGTGGCCAAGAACGTCGTGGTCGAACTGGATGAAGACTTCGAGTTGCGAGGATATGCGCTGAGACCACCGGAAGTGACGCTTCGTGGGCCCCAGGAGATGGTGGAACCCTTGGACGAGGTGGAAACGCAGCCCGTCAAGGTGGAAGGCGACCGCCCCGGGCAAGTGCAAACGACCGTTGGGTTGGTCTTGCCCGCTGAAGTGGAGGCCAACCCAAGCCGGGTGACTGTACAGCTCGATTACGGCGAGAAACGAACCGAGGTGTCCCTGGATCGAGAAGTGCAGGCCGCGCGGCCCTCGGGCATGGCCATGACCCTGGAACCGGCCTCAGTCCGCCTGACGCTCGCCGTTCCGATTTCCCTGGCCCGCGATCCCGGGTTGGAGAACTGGGTGCGGGTGGTGGCCGCTCCGCTGGGAGAGTTGCCCGTAGGGGAGCATGAGGTGGGGTACCGGGTTGAGTTGCCTTCCGGGGTGCTTTTGACGGAGAGTGAGCCGGAACTGGTGCGGGTAACTCTCGAACTGGAAGAAGTCGACCCTGCCGATAAAGTAAACGCCGGCGAATGATTGAACCAATAAAGCCTGACATACGAGCGACATAACGAGGAATCTAATGCGAAAAGGACTTTTTGGAACGGACGGCATGCGCGGTCAGGTGAACATCTTTCCCATGCTTCCGGAAATCGCCCTGCGGCTTGGGCTGGCCGTTGGTCAAATGATGCGCAACGGTTCGCGGCGACACCGGGTGGTGATCGGCAAGGATACGCGCTTGTCGGGGTACGTGTTCGAAACGGCTTTGACTTCCGGATTTTGCGCGGCGGGTATGGATGTCTATCTGGTCGGTCCCATGCCCACCCCGGCTATTTCCTTTCTGACCCGCAACATGCGCGCCGACGTCGGAGTGGTCATTTCCGCCTCGCACAATCCGTTCATGGACAACGGGATCAAGCTGTTCGACAATCTCGGATTCAAGCTGGCCGACGCCATGGAGGACAGGATTTCGGAACTGATCCTTTCTCCGGACACGGACTGGGAGTATCCGCAGCCAGAAAACGTCGGCAAGGCCAGCCGGATTCTGGATAGCCTGGGGCGGTATCTGGTATTTTTGAAGAACACCATCCCTTCGACCATGACTTTTGACGGGGTCAAGGTGGTCTTGGACTGCGCCAACGGCGCGACGTACAAGGTCGCCCCCTTGCTGTTCGAAGAACTGGGGGCCAAGGTGGAGGAAATCGGCACGGAGCCCGACGGGTTGAACATCAACCGCAAATGCGGTTCCCTCTATCCGGAACTCGTGGCGCATCGCGTGCTGGAATCCGGAGCGGACATCGGTCTGGCCCTGGACGGCGACGGAGACCGGCTGATCGTAACTGACGAGCAGGGAACCGTGCTGGACGGCGACCAGATCATGGCCATCTGCGTCCAGGATATGATGCAAAACGGCACGTTACCCGGCAATACCCTGGTGGCTACGGTGATGAGCAACATGTCTCTGGAATTGTTCATGCGGGACCACGGCGGCAGGCTGTTGCGCACCCCGGTGGGCGACCGCTACGTGGTGGAGGCCATGCGCCGGGAAGGGGCGGTGTTCGGCGGCGAGCAGTCCGGCCACTTGATTTTTCTGAACCATTGCACCACTGGGGACGGTATCCTGGCGGCCTTGCAACTGATGCGCATCATGCAGGAAAAGGGCAAGCCGCTGTCCGAACTGGCGGGGCAATTGAAGCCGTTTCCCCAGGTGCTGGTCAATGTTCATGTGGAGCGCAAGATCCCCTTCGAACAATCCCCGGAAGTGGCCAAGGCCGTGGCCATGGCCGAGGAAAAGCTCGGGATCAGGGGGCGCGTGCTGTTGCGCTATTCCGGGACCGAGCCGGTGGCCCGGGTCATGGTGGAAGGCGAAGATTCCGTCCTGGTTCAACGGCTTGCCGATGAACTGGTGGACGTCTTGCAAACGCATTTGCGATAGACTGTTTTTCCGAATGGGTATAGGCTTGAACCGATTGTCGGAGGCAAAGCTTCACGCGGCTTCCAGTCCTGAAGATCCATTTCCAAGGGTGCCAAAAGCTCCTTGAATGCCATCAAATTTAGATTATATCTTGTCTTGTTTTGTCGCATCAATGCCGAGCGTGCCCGCCAGTGTCAGCCCGTGCACTAGTAGCGTGTTCGTCGACATTGATCCAAACGTAAGGAGATTGCTCCGATGCAGATTAGAAAAGTCGTCATTCCCGTGGCTGGTTGGGGTACCAGATCGTTGCCAGCAACCAAGAACATCCCCAAGGAAATGCTTCCGGTGTTCAAGAAGCCGGCCGTGCAGCACATCGTCGAGGAAGCCATGTATTCCGGATTGACGGACGTGGTTTTCGTCAACAATTCCAACAAGAAGATCATCGAAGACCACTTCGACTACAACTGGGCGTTGGAAGATTTATTGCAACGCACCGGGAAGACGGCGCTTTTGGAAGAGGTCCGGGCCGTGGCCGAAATGGTGAACATCATTTCCGTGCGCCAGAAGAAGCAATTGGGGCTGGGGCACGCCGTGCTCTGCGCCAAAGAGGTCATCAAGCAGGAACCCTTCGCCCTGATGCTCGGGGACGACCTGATGTTCGGGATGGAGCCGGGCATCAAGCAGTTGATGGATGTGGCGCTTTCAGAAAACATGTCCGTTGTCGGCGTGATCGAGGTCGGCGCGGACAAGGTCAGCAGCTACGGCATCATCCATGGCGAGGAGTTCGCGCCGGGAATCTACCGGGTTCGCTCCATGGTGGAGAAGCCGGCTCCGGCCCAGGCGCCTTCCCGGATGGCGGTGGTCGGGCGCTACGTGCTCATGCCGGAAATTTTCGACTATCTGGAAGGGGCCGAGCCGGGACATGGCGGGGAAATTCAGATCACGGACGCGCTGCTGAAGCTGGCCCAGAAGAATCGCCTTCTGGCGGTGAAAATGCGTGGGATGCGGTTCGATGTGGGCGATTGGAGCGACTACCTCACGGCCAACATCTATTTTGCTT
Proteins encoded:
- the ftsH gene encoding ATP-dependent zinc metalloprotease FtsH — encoded protein: MNNFSKNLLLWATISVVMVVLFNMFSHPPAPEQRLSYSELLTRVRAGEITEVKVQGQRIQGVLLNEQRFVSFNPNDPNLVQTLLDNNVRVVAEPEDQSPWYFTVLISWFPMLLLIGVWIFFMRQMQSGGGRAMSFGRSRAKMLSEESTKVTFEDVAGVDEAKEELMEVVDFLREPKKFTRLGGRIPKGVLLVGSPGTGKTLLARAVAGEAGVPFFSISGSDFVEMFVGVGAARVRDLFTQGKKNAPCLIFIDEIDAVGRQRGAGLGGGHDEREQTLNQMLVEMDGFESNEGVILIAATNRPDVLDPALLRPGRFDRQVVVPAPDFRGRVRILQVHAKRTPLAKGVDLESLAKGTPGMSGADLENLVNEAALHAARQGKEQLDMRDFEEAKDKLLMGKERRSMILSDDEKKTTAYHEAGHALVARLLPGTDPIHKVSIIPRGMALGVTMQLPDDERHNYSRSYLEKTLAVLLAGRVAEEIIFDQLTTGAGNDIERATKMSRKMVCQWGMSDALGPLSLGENNDHVFLGREIGHQKDYSEQTAQMIDSEIKAFVSRAHAKAKQLLEKNIDSLHAMANALLERETITGDDITLLIKGESLPPMSLVSAKPVRKDDGASPETASATEHDYEKAAEEKGAEREKTESENFAKPSDEKDGEDDPDEFALEEPDKPKRS
- the argF gene encoding ornithine carbamoyltransferase, with protein sequence MARHFLQITDLKRSESWNMLARAKEIKASNWRSSLLDGKTLILLFEKASTRTRISFEVAIRALGGDVLFMTNKDSQLGRNEPLRDTARVFGRYVQGVVVRTFAQEVLEELASAGGIPVINALTDLHHPCQVMSDMLTIFEQTPDIPSLKIAWVGDGNNMANSWLHAAMHFSFALHLAVPPGYEPDPEVLQQARENGANVVVTNDPKEAVNEAHYVNTDVWASMGQEDAAEERREIFAPFQVNSRLLALARPDCKVLHCLPAKRGEEITDQVMEGEASLVWDQAENRLHMQKALLEWVFSEQS
- the folP gene encoding dihydropteroate synthase, producing the protein MRPVSSWRIKDGGWIDLSNPVIMGVVNCTPDSFYDGGRYDEPGAALRHGLLLASQGAMILDVGGESTRPGSRSVSVQEELERVLPVVCGLSAALPPTPPDAELSEASAAISIDTTKSAVAARCLQGGASIVNDVSGCRFDPELLDVLGQFRPGYVLMHAQGRPESMQEDPRYNDVVDTVRRFFEQRLDALARSGLPEEHVVLDPGIGFGKRLEHNLELLRNIEVFQELGRPILVGISNKSLWKGLMELELEERGTVSQVAAALLAARGVRIHRMHDVSATARTLRVERALRPEGVPAC
- a CDS encoding bifunctional alpha,alpha-trehalose-phosphate synthase (UDP-forming)/trehalose-phosphatase; this encodes MRLVIVSNRLPINLVEEDGRIVAKESVGGLATGLNSYLDSLDQNSPFSGDPLWVGWPGMYLDDPSRFDFSSRIMGKFRICPVNVTPGQMDSFYLGFCNSTLWPLFHYFPSYVAFDEASWDSYVQVNDIFRQTVESILEPDDVVWVHDYQIMLLPEMIRTSRPDVTSGFFLHIPFPSYEIFRLLPSIWRTRLLQGLLGSDLIGFHTYDYSQHFLHSVSAILGLDHHLGKIMVGDRLVKVDTFPMGIDYHKYAQAAQDQRTQDEKSELRTSLGSAKIMLSIDRLDYSKGIANRLKGYEKFLELYPEWHERVVLMLVVVPSRTGVGKYQEMKKQIDEFVGAINGRFGKLSWSPIIYQYTAYPLRELTMLYDISDVALVTPLRDGMNLIAKEYIAAKTDDQGVLVLSETAGAAIELGETLIVNPNSLTDLAEAIHTALETPEEEQRRVMTLLKNRLKLFDVNHWAEDFMNSLLHVKAEQLRMESTFISADAAQEVVRRCKAAPSRLLLLDYDGTLVPFHDAPSMACPSEEVRTTLQTLTALPETQVVILSGRDKHNLERCLGKLPVALVAEHGVWVRETNGQWRMIRPLLNDWKDQIRPILERFSSRVPGTFTEDKDFSMAWHYRQADRNLGTQRARELAETLRGLASNVGIQILQSPMVVEVRSAGISKAVAAMHFSSIRDWDFILAMGDAESDEEMFKTLPDHAVTLRVGHDLSHATYNIRNPRAAGVLLKNFTL
- the argH gene encoding argininosuccinate lyase, whose translation is MSGKESTGKLWGGRFEAATNRLVEHYTASVGVDRRLAMQDIRGSMAHARMLGRQGVLRAEDVDAILEGLRRVEAEVADGTFVWKDELEDVHMNIEARLTELIGEAGKRLHTGRSRNDQVALDFRLHVDEALAQWQIYLGELIHVLASRAEEHVRTLLPGCTHLQPAQPVSLAQHLLAYAWMCRRDFDRVADARKRVRVSPLGAAALAGTTYPIDPEMVAREVGFPEIFANSMDAVADRDFVMEPVFCACLIMAHLSRLCEELILWANPAFGFVRLPDAFATGSSIMPQKKNPDVAELMRGKTGRVYGDLTALLTLVKGLPLTYNRDLQEDKEPFFDADTTVSSSLRLMAAMMAEMEFVPERMLALLRKGFLNATELADYLVAKGLAFRDAHHAVGRAVAFAEERRQGLEDLSLEALRSFSPLIEEDVFEVLDYHQAVARRCAPGGTGEGPVRRQIADLRAWLETVRPSAWPVR
- a CDS encoding argininosuccinate synthase; its protein translation is MSQNIEKVVLAYSGGLDTSVILKWIKENYSCEVIAFTADLGQGEDLSGVERRALETGATKAYVEDLREEFAKDFIFPMMRANAVYEGRYLLGTSIARPLIAKRMVEIARAEGAQAIAHGATGKGNDQVRFELTAAALDKTLKTIAPWREWDLRSRTDCVEYAQKHGIPVTVTKDKPYSCDGNLLHLSFEGGELEDPWAEPGPHTYMMCVPPEQAPDRPEIATIEFEGGDPVALNGQAMSPATIMAELNALGGRHGIGRLDMVESRFVGMKSRGVYETPGGTILQTAHRDLEGLTLDRETMRLRDQLIPQYAAMVYNGFWFAPEREALQAFIDKTQERVRGTVRLKLYKGSVSVLGRKSDVSLYNPELATFEQDMVYDQADAAGFIRLNALRLRAWNQ